The Pempheris klunzingeri isolate RE-2024b chromosome 1, fPemKlu1.hap1, whole genome shotgun sequence genome includes a region encoding these proteins:
- the lctla gene encoding lactase-like a, which yields MLQRCILRPCLVLALVLCVSASDDFDWTKNEKSSFYYGTFPTGFSWGAGSSAYQTEGAWNVDGKGMSIWDAFAHKKGKIFSNDTGDASCEGYYKFKDDINLMKDMKLNHYRFSISWPRILPSGLKSEHINERGIKYYDDLINMLLDNKITPIVTLYHWDLPQVLQEKYGGWQNSSMVNYYNDFANLCFERFGNRVKYWITFNNPWSIAVEGYETGEHAPGLKLKGTGAYKAAHNIIKAHAKVWHTYDMQWRSKQKGLIGISLTADWGEPVDITNQRDIEAAERYIQFYLGWFATPLFNGDYPQVMKDYIGRKSGQQGLGASRLPVFSPQEKSYIKGTCDFLGLGHFTTRYITLKNYPSGLGDSYFADRDLAELVDPQWPDPGSEWLYSVPWGFRRLLNFVKTQYGNPMIYVTENGVSEKMLCTDLCDNWRVQYFKDYINEMLKAMKDGVNVKGYTAWSLLDNFEWDEGYSERFGLYYVDFRSKNKPRYPKASVQFYRRIISSNGFPNQREVESWKRKAVETCSSSNQLLAADPLIGHMEMVTEIVVPTVCTLCILLSAVFLMFLLRGRL from the exons ATGCTGCAGCGGTGCATCCTGAGGCCGTGCCTCGTGCTGGcactggtgctgtgtgtgtcggCCAGCGATGACTTCGACTGGACGAAGAACGAGAAGTCGTCTTTCTACTACGGCACCTTCCCAACCG GTTTCTCCTGGGGAGCTGGCAGCTCTGCCTATCAGACTGAAGGAGCTTGGAACGTAGATGGCAAAGGGATGAGCATCTGGGACGCATTTGCCcacaaaaaggggaaaatattCTCCAATGACACGGGCGACGCCTCGTGTGAAGGCTACTACAAATTCAAG gatgaCATTAACTTGATGAAAGACATGAAGCTGAACCATTATCGTTTCTCCATCTCCTGGCCGAGGATTTTACCGAGCGGGCTGAAAA GTGAACACATCAACGAGAGAGGAATCAAATATTATGATGACCTGATTAACATGCTGCTGGACAACAAGATCACACCCATCGTCACTCTGTACCACTGGGACTTACCTCAG GTCCTGCAGGAGAAGTACGGCGGCTGGCAGAACAGCAGCATGGTGAACTACTACAACGACTTTGCCAACTTGTGCTTTGAGAGATTTGGAAACAGAGTGAAGTACTGGATCACTTTCAACAACCCGTGG tccaTTGCTGTGGAGGGATATGAAACAGGGGAACATGCACCGGGACTGAAGCTGAAGGGAACCGGAGCGTACAAAGCTGCACACAACATCATCAAG GCGCACGCTAAAGTTTGGCACACGTACGACATGCAGTGGAGAAGcaaacaaaaag gtctGATAGGGATCTCGCTAACGGCCGACTGGGGGGAGCCGGTGGACATCACCAACCAGAGGGACATCGAAGCAGCAGAGAGATACATCCAGTTCTACCTTGGATGGTTTGCTACTCCCCTCTTCAATGGAGACTACCCCCAGGTCATGAAGGATTACATCG GCAGGAAGAGCGGCCAGCAGGGCCTGGGAGCTTCACGGCTGCCCGTCTTCTCGCCTCAGGAGAAGAGTTACATCAAGGGAACCTGTGACTTCCTGGGCCTCGGCCATTTCACCACCCGATACATCACCCTGAAGAACTACCCATCAGGCCTCGGGGACAGCTACTTTGCAGATCGGGACCTCGCCGAGCTCGTGGACCCACAGTGGCCTGATCCTGGTTCTGAGTGGCTCTATTCTGTTCCCTGGGGCTTCCGACGCTTGTTGAACTTCGTCAAG ACTCAGTACGGAAACCCGATGATTTACGTGACAGAAAACGGTGTGTCGGAGAAAATGCTCTGCACCGACCTCTGTGACAACTGGAGAGTTCAGTACTTCAAAGACTACATCAACGAAATGCTCAaag CAATGAAGGATGGGGTGAATGTGAAGGGTTACACAGCCTGGTCCCTCCTCGACAACTTTGAGTGGGATGAAGGATACTCCGAGAGGTTTGGACTCTACTACGTGGACTTCAGGAGCAAAAACAAACCACGCTACCCGAAGGCTTCTGTCCAGTTCTACAGACGCATCATCAGCTCTAATGGCTTTCCCAACCAGAGAGAG GTGGAAAGTTGGAAAAGGAAAGCTGTAGAGACCTGCTCCTCCAGTAACCAGCTCCTGGCTGCAG ATCCGTTGATCGGTCACATGGAGATGGTCACAGAGATCGTGGTTCCCACAGTGTGTACACTCTGCATCCTCCTCAGCGCAGTCTTCCTCATGTTCCTGCTGCGTGGACgcctctga
- the LOC139219857 gene encoding G2/mitotic-specific cyclin-B2-like isoform X2, whose amino-acid sequence MSSVEVRAALSAAENPVKMGKSTAAGLRRAALGEITNFPAAVNTKRTGRGKAAAKPSTLTAKPAAVQAAPPAVREVQAPADPLPPVSEESADVSMREEAELCQAFSEALLTVQDVDAQDSDLPQLCSEYVKDIYHYLHTLEVEQAVRANYMQGYEITERMRALLIDWLVQVHSRFQLLQETLYLTVAVLDRFLQVQPVSLRKLQLVGVTSMLVACKYEEMYAPEVGDFAYITDNAFTKSQILEMEQVVLRSLNFQLGRPLPLHFLRRASKVANSDVERHTLAKYLMELTLIDYDMVHYRPSEIAAASLCLSQLLLDGLPWSSTQQHYSAYDEAHLKPVMQHIAKNVVMVNDGKTKFQAIKKKYSSSKLMKISLIPQLSSSLMRNMATALLKDP is encoded by the exons ATGTCGTCAGTTGAAGTTCGTGCTGCG CTTTCAGCCGCAGAGAACCCGGTGAAGATGGGTAAAAGCACCGCAGCGGGTCTGAGGAGAGCTGCTCTGGGGGAGATCACCAACTTTCCTGCTGCAGTCAACACAAAG AGGACGGGACGAGGCAAAGCAGCAGCCAAACCGTCGACCCTGACGGCCAAACCTGCTGCGGTCCAGGCGGCGCCTCCAGCGGTCCGGGAGGTCCAAGCACCCGCAGACCCTCTCCCCCCGGTGTCAGAGGAGTCGGCCGACGTGTCCATGAGGGAGGAGGCGGAGCTGTGCCAGGCTTTCTCTGAGGCGCTGCTCACCGTGCAGGACGTGGACGCGCAGGACTCGGACCTGCCGCAGCTCTGCTCCGAATATGTCAAAGACATCTACCACTATCTGCACACCCTGGAG GTGGAGCAGGCCGTACGAGCAAACTACATGCAGGGTTATGAAATCACCGAACGCATGCGAGCTCTGCTGATCGACTGGCTGGTCCAGGTCCACTCCAGgttccagctgctgcaggagactCTGTACCTCACAGTTGCCGTCCTGGATCGTTTCCTCCAG GTCCAGCCGGTCTCTCTCAGGAAGCTGCAGCTCGTCGGCGTGACGTCCATGCTGGTGGCCTGCAAGTACGAGGAGATGTACGCTCCGGAGGTCGGGGACTTCGCCTACATCACAGACAACGCCTTCACCAAGTCTCAGATCCTGGAGATGGAGCAGGTGGTTTTAAGGAGCCTGAACTTTCAGCTGGGACGTCCTCTTCCGTTACACTTCCTCAGACGGGCCTCCAAGGTGGCTAAT tctgacGTGGAGAGACACACGCTGGCCAAGTACCTGATGGAGCTGACCCTCATCGACTACGACATGGTGCACTACCGGCCCTCCGAGATCGCCGCcgcctccctctgtctctcccagcTGCTGCTCGACGGGCTGCCGTGG TCGTCCACTCAGCAGCACTACTCCGCCTACGACGAGGCCCACCTGAAGCCAGTCATGCAGCACATCGCCAAAAACGTTGTGATGGTGAACGACGGGAAAACAAAGTTCCAG GCCATCAAGAAGAAGTACTCGAGCAGCAAGCTGATGAAGATCAGCCTCATCCCTCAGCTGAGCTCCTCCCTCATGAGGAACATGGCCACCGCTCTGCTCAAAGACCCCTGA
- the LOC139219857 gene encoding G2/mitotic-specific cyclin-B2-like isoform X1, with the protein MSSVEVRAAQLSAAENPVKMGKSTAAGLRRAALGEITNFPAAVNTKRTGRGKAAAKPSTLTAKPAAVQAAPPAVREVQAPADPLPPVSEESADVSMREEAELCQAFSEALLTVQDVDAQDSDLPQLCSEYVKDIYHYLHTLEVEQAVRANYMQGYEITERMRALLIDWLVQVHSRFQLLQETLYLTVAVLDRFLQVQPVSLRKLQLVGVTSMLVACKYEEMYAPEVGDFAYITDNAFTKSQILEMEQVVLRSLNFQLGRPLPLHFLRRASKVANSDVERHTLAKYLMELTLIDYDMVHYRPSEIAAASLCLSQLLLDGLPWSSTQQHYSAYDEAHLKPVMQHIAKNVVMVNDGKTKFQAIKKKYSSSKLMKISLIPQLSSSLMRNMATALLKDP; encoded by the exons ATGTCGTCAGTTGAAGTTCGTGCTGCG CAGCTTTCAGCCGCAGAGAACCCGGTGAAGATGGGTAAAAGCACCGCAGCGGGTCTGAGGAGAGCTGCTCTGGGGGAGATCACCAACTTTCCTGCTGCAGTCAACACAAAG AGGACGGGACGAGGCAAAGCAGCAGCCAAACCGTCGACCCTGACGGCCAAACCTGCTGCGGTCCAGGCGGCGCCTCCAGCGGTCCGGGAGGTCCAAGCACCCGCAGACCCTCTCCCCCCGGTGTCAGAGGAGTCGGCCGACGTGTCCATGAGGGAGGAGGCGGAGCTGTGCCAGGCTTTCTCTGAGGCGCTGCTCACCGTGCAGGACGTGGACGCGCAGGACTCGGACCTGCCGCAGCTCTGCTCCGAATATGTCAAAGACATCTACCACTATCTGCACACCCTGGAG GTGGAGCAGGCCGTACGAGCAAACTACATGCAGGGTTATGAAATCACCGAACGCATGCGAGCTCTGCTGATCGACTGGCTGGTCCAGGTCCACTCCAGgttccagctgctgcaggagactCTGTACCTCACAGTTGCCGTCCTGGATCGTTTCCTCCAG GTCCAGCCGGTCTCTCTCAGGAAGCTGCAGCTCGTCGGCGTGACGTCCATGCTGGTGGCCTGCAAGTACGAGGAGATGTACGCTCCGGAGGTCGGGGACTTCGCCTACATCACAGACAACGCCTTCACCAAGTCTCAGATCCTGGAGATGGAGCAGGTGGTTTTAAGGAGCCTGAACTTTCAGCTGGGACGTCCTCTTCCGTTACACTTCCTCAGACGGGCCTCCAAGGTGGCTAAT tctgacGTGGAGAGACACACGCTGGCCAAGTACCTGATGGAGCTGACCCTCATCGACTACGACATGGTGCACTACCGGCCCTCCGAGATCGCCGCcgcctccctctgtctctcccagcTGCTGCTCGACGGGCTGCCGTGG TCGTCCACTCAGCAGCACTACTCCGCCTACGACGAGGCCCACCTGAAGCCAGTCATGCAGCACATCGCCAAAAACGTTGTGATGGTGAACGACGGGAAAACAAAGTTCCAG GCCATCAAGAAGAAGTACTCGAGCAGCAAGCTGATGAAGATCAGCCTCATCCCTCAGCTGAGCTCCTCCCTCATGAGGAACATGGCCACCGCTCTGCTCAAAGACCCCTGA
- the crybgx gene encoding crystallin beta gamma X: MNIFTKVPGLAQQTSKLGSVLQRAFYGSSGRVTLFEQRNFAGRRLDLSSDCTRISDKNFPERCNSVQVESGAWVGYEHENFRGRQYLWDMADRGEYNCYDKWCAQVDHVSSVRAVKQDNNPAKAQLFERAGFSGKKMEIQDDIPNLMSRYSLNRVASIRVLGGAWAVYQEPNYRGPHYILEKRDYNNFSDWGSQNNTVGSMRRVRFN; this comes from the exons ATGAACATCTTTACTAAAGTCCCAGGATTAGCCCAACAAACCAG CAAGCTGGGGTCTGTGCTCCAACGTGCCTTCTACGGGTCCAGTGGGAGG GTGACCCTTTTCGAGCAGAGGAACTTCGCCGGACGGCGACTGGACCTGAGTTCTGACTGCACCAGGATCAGTGACAAGAACTTCCCAGAGAGATGTAACTCTGTGCAGGTGGAGAGCGGAGC ATGGGTCGGTTACGAGCATGAGAACTTCCGGGGCCGTCAGTACCTGTGGGACATGGCCGACAGGGGAGAGTACAACTGCTACGACAAGTGGTGCGCTCAGGTGGACCACGTCAGCTCTGTCCGCGCCGTCAAacag GACAACAACCCTGCCAAGGCTCAGCTGTTTGAGCGCGCCGGCTTCTCTGGTAAGAAGATGGAGATCCAGGACGACATCCCCAACCTGATGAGCCGCTACAGCCTCAACAGGGTCGCCTCCATCCGCGTGCTCGGAGGAGC gtgggctGTGTATCAGGAGCCAAACTACAGAGGACCTCACTACATCCTGGAGAAGCGTGATTACAACAACTTCTCTGACTGGGGCAGCCAGAACAACACCGTGGGCTCCATGCGCAGAGTCCGCTTCAACTAA